In Nitrobacteraceae bacterium AZCC 1564, the following proteins share a genomic window:
- a CDS encoding NADPH2:quinone reductase (product_source=KO:K00344; cath_funfam=3.40.50.720,3.90.180.10; cog=COG0604; ko=KO:K00344; pfam=PF00107,PF08240; superfamily=51735) produces MTKAVRVHQVGGPEVLTYEDVDVHEPGAGEVRIRQHAIGLNFIDTYYRTGLYKAPALPFIAGNEGSGEVVSVGSGVTNFHPGDRVAYYANLGAYATERNISADKLVKLPDHISHEQAAVLMLKGLTVFYLLHKTFKVEPGHRVLIHAAAGGIGLLACQWAKALGAHVIGTVGTEEKAKLALANGCDHVILYKTENFVDRVKQISRNELCDVVYDGVGKDTFPGSLSCLKPRGLFVSFGNASGPVPPFPLAELNNHGSLFATRPKLNDYVGTRRELIEGADALFAAVLSGTLHVPINHAYALKDAQKAHRDLESRATTGAAILKP; encoded by the coding sequence ATGACCAAGGCGGTGCGCGTGCATCAGGTCGGCGGACCGGAAGTGCTGACCTATGAGGATGTGGACGTCCACGAGCCGGGCGCCGGAGAAGTCCGGATCCGCCAGCACGCAATCGGACTGAACTTCATCGATACCTACTACCGCACCGGCCTTTACAAGGCGCCGGCGTTGCCGTTCATCGCCGGAAACGAGGGATCGGGCGAGGTGGTGTCAGTCGGTTCCGGCGTGACCAATTTCCATCCCGGCGATCGTGTCGCGTACTACGCCAATCTCGGCGCCTATGCGACCGAGCGGAATATCTCGGCGGACAAGCTGGTCAAGCTCCCGGATCATATTTCCCACGAGCAGGCCGCCGTGCTGATGCTCAAGGGCCTCACCGTATTCTACCTGCTGCATAAGACTTTCAAGGTCGAACCGGGACATCGCGTACTCATTCACGCGGCAGCAGGCGGAATTGGTCTGTTGGCGTGCCAGTGGGCGAAGGCGCTCGGCGCGCACGTGATCGGTACCGTCGGTACGGAAGAAAAGGCCAAGCTCGCACTGGCGAACGGCTGCGATCACGTCATTCTCTACAAGACCGAGAATTTCGTCGACCGTGTGAAGCAGATCAGCCGCAATGAACTTTGCGATGTTGTCTACGACGGCGTCGGCAAGGATACGTTCCCCGGCTCGCTGTCGTGTCTGAAGCCGCGCGGGTTGTTCGTGTCATTCGGCAACGCGTCCGGCCCGGTGCCGCCATTCCCGCTAGCCGAACTGAACAACCACGGCTCGCTCTTTGCGACGCGTCCAAAACTGAACGATTATGTCGGTACGCGCCGCGAATTGATCGAGGGCGCCGATGCGCTGTTTGCCGCGGTGCTGAGCGGCACATTGCATGTGCCGATCAACCACGCCTATGCGCTGAAGGATGCGCAGAAGGCCCATCGCGATCTGGAAAGTCGCGCGACCACGGGCGCTGCGATTTTGAAGCCCTGA
- a CDS encoding ribosomal protein S12 methylthiotransferase (product_source=KO:K14441; cath_funfam=3.80.30.20; cog=COG0621; ko=KO:K14441; pfam=PF00919,PF04055,PF18693; smart=SM00729; superfamily=102114; tigrfam=TIGR01125) produces MDQGVAPKVSFVSLGCPKALVDSERIITRLRAEGYELARKHDGADLVIVNTCGFLDSAKQESLGAIGEAMAENGKVIVTGCMGAEPEQIEKAYPNVLSITGPQQYESVLDAVHRALPPRHNPHIDLVPPQGIKLTPRHYAYLKISEGCNNRCTFCIIPKLRGDLVSRPANDVLREAEKLVAAGVKELLVVSQDTSAYGIDLKYATSPWKDREVRAKFLDLSRELGELGAWVRLQYVYPYPHVDEVIGLMTEGKVLPYLDIPFQHASPEVLKQMRRPAAQDKTLARIKAWREQCPELTLRSTFIVGFPGETDSDFQYLLDWLDEAQIDRVGCFKYEPVAGAASNAIENPVPEDIKTARWNALMARQQKISAQRLKRKVGSRQQVIIDEVGPTVAKGRSKADAPQIDGSVYISSRRPLKVGDIVTVKIESADQYDLHGSVAGF; encoded by the coding sequence ATGGATCAGGGCGTCGCCCCAAAAGTCAGTTTCGTGTCCCTCGGGTGCCCCAAGGCGCTGGTGGATTCCGAGCGCATCATCACGCGGCTGCGGGCCGAGGGCTATGAACTCGCGCGAAAACACGATGGGGCTGACCTCGTCATCGTTAACACTTGCGGCTTTCTCGATAGCGCCAAGCAGGAGTCCCTCGGCGCCATTGGCGAGGCCATGGCCGAAAACGGCAAGGTCATCGTCACCGGCTGTATGGGCGCGGAACCCGAGCAGATCGAAAAGGCCTATCCTAACGTGCTTTCGATCACCGGCCCTCAGCAATACGAAAGCGTGCTCGACGCCGTGCACCGCGCATTGCCGCCGCGGCACAATCCGCACATCGATCTCGTGCCGCCGCAAGGCATCAAGCTGACACCGCGGCACTATGCGTATCTGAAAATCTCCGAGGGCTGCAACAACCGCTGCACCTTCTGCATCATTCCGAAGCTGCGCGGCGATCTGGTATCGCGTCCGGCCAATGACGTGTTGCGCGAGGCGGAAAAGCTGGTCGCTGCAGGCGTCAAGGAACTGCTGGTCGTCTCGCAGGATACCTCTGCCTACGGGATCGATTTGAAGTACGCCACGAGCCCGTGGAAGGACCGCGAAGTCCGTGCGAAGTTTCTCGACTTGTCACGCGAGCTCGGCGAGCTCGGTGCATGGGTTCGCCTTCAATACGTTTACCCCTACCCGCATGTCGACGAGGTCATTGGTCTGATGACTGAGGGCAAGGTCCTGCCCTATCTCGACATCCCGTTCCAGCACGCGAGCCCCGAAGTGCTGAAGCAAATGCGCCGTCCGGCCGCGCAGGACAAGACGCTGGCCCGCATCAAGGCATGGCGTGAGCAATGCCCTGAGTTGACACTGCGCTCGACCTTCATCGTCGGCTTCCCCGGTGAGACGGATTCCGATTTCCAGTATCTGCTCGACTGGTTGGATGAAGCGCAGATCGATCGCGTCGGCTGCTTCAAATACGAACCCGTCGCGGGCGCAGCTTCGAACGCTATCGAAAATCCGGTCCCGGAAGACATCAAGACCGCTCGCTGGAACGCGCTGATGGCACGTCAGCAGAAGATTTCCGCGCAGCGCCTCAAGCGCAAGGTCGGAAGCCGCCAGCAGGTCATCATCGATGAAGTCGGCCCCACCGTCGCCAAGGGACGGTCGAAGGCCGATGCACCGCAGATCGATGGCAGTGTCTATATCTCAAGCCGTCGGCCGTTGAAGGTCGGCGACATCGTCACCGTGAAGATCGAAAGCGCGGATCAGTACGATCTCCACGGCAGCGTGGCAGGCTTCTAA
- a CDS encoding hypothetical protein (product_source=Hypo-rule applied; cleavage_site_network=SignalP-noTM; superfamily=50974): protein MRISILLFASFTILVAAPSPSGAEQPSESIDAFSPASRAKTCGESFSRDSTEEFNKNCVALAGPRAAMRGGTLVLRMDNGSRKIFDNKNGVGALEGGGFGYGLADFYPSTHVFVVCDYGPDAGHFKAIDGKTGRELDFGYASPQFSPDGNWVLAVEYNDDGMDSSFAIFDVRGDKQLTVWTSKASKTRLPAKAKFVAWTDNKTIKFTSPGKKSVFLTSAPDGTWGVNTAPN from the coding sequence ATGCGAATTTCAATTCTTCTATTTGCAAGCTTCACAATTCTGGTCGCTGCGCCTTCGCCATCTGGCGCCGAACAACCTTCTGAATCAATAGATGCATTTTCGCCTGCGTCGAGGGCCAAAACCTGCGGTGAATCCTTCTCACGAGATTCGACCGAGGAGTTCAATAAAAACTGTGTCGCGTTGGCCGGACCGCGCGCGGCTATGCGAGGTGGGACCCTCGTTCTTCGCATGGACAATGGGAGCCGGAAAATATTCGATAATAAGAATGGTGTCGGTGCGCTTGAAGGGGGCGGCTTCGGATACGGACTTGCGGACTTCTATCCGTCAACGCATGTTTTCGTCGTTTGTGACTATGGTCCGGATGCCGGTCATTTCAAAGCTATCGACGGAAAAACAGGTCGCGAGCTGGATTTCGGTTATGCATCTCCTCAATTTTCTCCGGACGGAAATTGGGTCCTCGCGGTGGAATACAACGACGACGGGATGGATTCCAGCTTTGCGATTTTTGACGTTCGAGGCGATAAGCAACTTACAGTTTGGACGTCTAAAGCGAGCAAGACACGACTGCCTGCGAAAGCTAAGTTCGTCGCGTGGACTGATAATAAAACGATCAAGTTTACAAGCCCCGGCAAAAAATCTGTGTTTTTAACCTCTGCTCCCGACGGCACTTGGGGCGTTAACACAGCACCTAATTAA
- a CDS encoding hypothetical protein (product_source=Hypo-rule applied; cath_funfam=3.30.1360.70), with translation MLSDLMWTVRIFGLLVATSCSTAAAICEPFEKARDAAYHTYTGLVLDELSAARKSDPSVSVNTVIDGMVRKYEQATRAGDLAALRKLIAIGLFTAKAAKREPLDVTFKLVCELAKHPEAPKNVLDPLVCATIAVDGARRENAGNRAMALAMIESAKKNLPADHNPAGAKFLIETISPIVTACATSR, from the coding sequence GTGCTGAGCGATTTGATGTGGACTGTCCGAATATTCGGCCTTCTGGTTGCAACCTCATGCTCTACAGCGGCGGCAATCTGCGAACCTTTCGAGAAGGCGCGCGACGCGGCCTATCATACGTACACTGGTCTTGTGTTGGATGAGCTCTCAGCTGCCCGGAAGAGCGACCCAAGCGTGTCGGTCAACACCGTCATTGATGGGATGGTCCGTAAATACGAACAAGCCACGCGCGCCGGCGATCTGGCTGCTCTTCGAAAGCTCATAGCGATTGGCCTTTTTACTGCGAAGGCGGCCAAGCGTGAGCCCCTTGATGTGACTTTCAAGCTCGTGTGCGAACTCGCCAAGCATCCGGAAGCTCCGAAGAACGTGCTTGACCCTTTGGTATGCGCGACAATCGCCGTGGACGGAGCCCGTCGGGAAAATGCGGGAAATCGGGCTATGGCACTTGCGATGATCGAGAGCGCCAAAAAGAACTTACCTGCCGATCACAACCCTGCCGGCGCAAAATTTCTCATCGAAACCATTTCGCCGATCGTTACAGCGTGTGCAACGTCGCGGTGA
- a CDS encoding response regulator NasT (product_source=KO:K07183; cath_funfam=1.10.10.10,3.40.50.2300; cog=COG3707; ko=KO:K07183; pfam=PF00072,PF03861; smart=SM01012; superfamily=52172), protein MAADSSFKIVIVDESPIRAAILKEGLQEAGFTSVEHISEMHSLLARIYALDPDVILIDLENPSRDVLEQMFQVSRAVRRPIAMFVDQSDATSIQEAVEAGVSAYIVDGLKKERIKPILDLCISRFNAFAKLQDELDRTRSALEERKILDRAKGILMKMKGLTEDEAYVLMRSTAMREKKKIGEIAQSIITAAELLK, encoded by the coding sequence ATGGCCGCGGATTCGTCGTTCAAGATCGTTATCGTCGACGAAAGCCCCATCAGGGCCGCGATCCTCAAGGAAGGATTGCAGGAGGCGGGGTTCACCAGCGTCGAGCATATCAGCGAGATGCATAGCCTGCTGGCACGGATTTATGCGCTCGATCCCGATGTCATCCTGATCGATCTGGAAAACCCCAGCCGAGACGTCCTGGAACAAATGTTCCAGGTCAGCCGCGCCGTGCGGCGGCCCATTGCCATGTTCGTCGACCAGAGCGACGCGACCTCCATCCAGGAGGCTGTCGAGGCGGGGGTGTCCGCCTATATCGTCGACGGGCTGAAAAAAGAACGCATCAAGCCAATCCTCGATCTTTGCATTTCGAGGTTTAACGCCTTCGCGAAACTCCAGGATGAACTGGATCGAACCAGGTCAGCCCTCGAGGAGCGGAAGATCCTCGACCGGGCGAAGGGCATCCTCATGAAGATGAAGGGCCTCACCGAAGACGAGGCGTACGTCCTGATGCGCTCGACCGCCATGCGCGAGAAAAAGAAGATCGGCGAGATCGCTCAATCCATCATCACCGCGGCGGAGTTGCTGAAATGA
- a CDS encoding ABC-type nitrate/sulfonate/bicarbonate transport system substrate-binding protein (product_source=COG0715; cath_funfam=3.40.190.10; cog=COG0715; ko=KO:K22067; pfam=PF13379; superfamily=53850), producing MTDKPLTIGFIPLVDAAALIVAVDKGFTVAEGLDVTLVREVSWSNVRDKLNIGLFDAAHLLAPVAIASSLGLAQVKVPIIAPFNLGLNGNAITVSPALHAAIMAEAEGDAVNPLVTAKALARVVTLRRKTGAEPLTFGMTFPFSTHNYQLRFWLAAGGIDPDEDVRLVVLPPPYMVDSLANGHVDAFCVGAPWNSIAVDFGVGHILHFVSDILARAAEKVLAVRERWAQENPLVLAKLTRALGRAADFVEQLENRAEVARILAKPERIGVDAEVVQRTLDGRLKVSPDGTFRESDRYLLVGREGAGRPDPVQAAWLYAQMVRWGQAAYSSDALAAAKKVFRPDLYDAALGSPAGVLSNIHDGLGAFTGANFNASDIASYLSSLAIKRRPV from the coding sequence ATGACCGATAAACCGCTCACGATCGGATTCATCCCGCTAGTTGACGCAGCGGCGCTGATTGTCGCGGTGGATAAGGGATTTACCGTCGCCGAAGGCCTCGACGTGACGCTGGTTCGCGAAGTGTCATGGTCGAATGTGCGCGACAAACTCAACATCGGCCTGTTCGACGCAGCACATTTGCTCGCTCCCGTTGCCATCGCATCAAGTCTCGGGCTGGCGCAGGTCAAAGTGCCTATCATCGCGCCTTTCAATCTTGGACTGAACGGCAACGCCATTACGGTGTCTCCGGCATTGCATGCGGCCATCATGGCTGAAGCGGAAGGCGATGCCGTCAATCCGCTCGTGACAGCTAAAGCGCTGGCACGCGTGGTTACCCTCCGTCGAAAAACGGGCGCCGAGCCTTTGACGTTCGGGATGACCTTTCCATTTTCAACGCACAACTATCAGCTCCGCTTCTGGCTCGCGGCCGGTGGTATCGATCCGGATGAGGACGTGCGGCTTGTGGTGTTGCCGCCGCCCTACATGGTGGACAGCCTGGCCAATGGGCACGTCGACGCCTTCTGCGTGGGAGCGCCGTGGAATTCGATCGCCGTTGATTTCGGCGTCGGACACATCCTTCATTTTGTGTCGGATATTCTGGCTCGTGCGGCGGAGAAGGTCTTGGCGGTCCGCGAGCGGTGGGCGCAGGAAAATCCGCTGGTCCTTGCCAAACTCACGCGGGCTCTTGGGCGGGCGGCCGATTTCGTCGAGCAGTTGGAGAACCGGGCCGAGGTCGCGCGCATTCTCGCAAAGCCCGAACGGATCGGCGTGGACGCGGAAGTCGTGCAGCGAACCCTGGATGGCCGTTTGAAGGTGTCGCCGGACGGTACGTTCCGGGAGAGCGACCGGTACTTACTGGTGGGCCGGGAAGGGGCAGGCCGCCCGGATCCGGTCCAGGCAGCCTGGCTTTACGCGCAGATGGTTCGTTGGGGGCAGGCAGCCTACTCGTCTGACGCGCTGGCGGCGGCCAAGAAGGTCTTCCGGCCCGACCTCTACGACGCCGCCCTCGGAAGCCCGGCTGGCGTCTTAAGCAACATCCATGACGGCTTAGGCGCGTTCACCGGCGCGAACTTCAATGCCAGTGACATCGCCTCTTACCTGTCATCGCTCGCCATCAAGCGGCGTCCAGTCTGA
- a CDS encoding nitrate/nitrite transport system substrate-binding protein (product_source=KO:K15576; cath_funfam=3.40.190.10; cleavage_site_network=SignalP-noTM; cog=COG0715; ko=KO:K15576; pfam=PF13379; superfamily=53850) has product MTRTTKHGSKGRVMSRRALLKAGAGTAALLAAARLNFPAGAFAQGSGPEVTKAIFGYIALMDASPLVIAKEKGLFAKHGVPDVEVSKQASWGATRDNLVLGGEKNGIDGAHILTPMPYLISAGKVTQNNVPTPMYILARLNLDAQAISVSNEYKALKVTADASALKEAFAKKKAEGKEVKVAMTFPGGTHDLWIRYWLAAGGIDPDKDVSTIVVPPPQMVANMKVGNMDAFCVGEPWGEQLVNQGIGFSACSTGEIWSKHPEKALGIRAEYADKYSKATQAILMAVMEAQRWCDKPENRKEMSEIVGRRQWFNVPVADIIGRANGDINYGNGRFEKGTPQFMKFWQDHASYPFKSHDAWFITEDMRWGKFEPTTDVKALVDKVNREDLWKTAAKTLGVAEADIPTSSSRGKETFLDGKVFDPENPAAYLKSLSIKRIEA; this is encoded by the coding sequence ATGACCAGGACCACCAAGCATGGAAGTAAAGGCCGCGTCATGAGCCGGCGCGCATTGCTGAAAGCCGGCGCCGGCACCGCGGCGCTGCTCGCCGCGGCCCGGCTGAACTTTCCAGCAGGAGCCTTCGCGCAGGGATCAGGCCCTGAAGTGACAAAAGCGATCTTCGGTTACATCGCGCTGATGGACGCGTCACCGCTGGTGATCGCGAAGGAGAAAGGGCTCTTCGCCAAGCACGGTGTGCCTGATGTGGAAGTCAGCAAGCAGGCCTCCTGGGGCGCGACCCGCGACAATCTCGTACTCGGTGGTGAGAAGAACGGAATTGACGGCGCTCACATCCTAACGCCGATGCCGTACCTGATTTCGGCGGGCAAGGTCACGCAGAACAACGTTCCGACGCCGATGTACATTCTCGCGCGCCTCAATCTCGATGCGCAGGCGATCTCGGTTTCCAATGAATACAAGGCGCTGAAGGTCACCGCCGATGCTTCGGCACTGAAGGAAGCTTTCGCGAAGAAGAAAGCTGAGGGCAAGGAAGTGAAGGTCGCGATGACCTTCCCTGGCGGTACACACGACCTTTGGATTCGCTATTGGCTGGCTGCCGGCGGCATCGACCCCGACAAGGATGTCTCGACCATTGTTGTTCCGCCGCCGCAGATGGTGGCGAACATGAAGGTCGGTAACATGGATGCATTCTGTGTTGGCGAACCTTGGGGCGAACAGCTTGTCAATCAGGGCATCGGATTCTCGGCATGCTCGACCGGCGAGATCTGGTCGAAGCATCCAGAGAAGGCACTCGGCATTCGCGCCGAGTATGCCGACAAATATTCCAAAGCCACCCAGGCCATCCTGATGGCCGTGATGGAAGCCCAGCGGTGGTGCGACAAGCCGGAAAACCGCAAGGAGATGTCCGAGATCGTCGGCCGTCGGCAGTGGTTCAACGTTCCTGTCGCGGACATCATCGGCCGTGCCAATGGCGACATCAATTACGGCAACGGTCGCTTCGAGAAGGGCACGCCGCAGTTCATGAAATTCTGGCAGGACCACGCGTCCTATCCGTTCAAGAGCCACGACGCTTGGTTCATCACGGAAGATATGCGCTGGGGCAAATTCGAGCCGACCACTGACGTGAAGGCGCTGGTCGATAAGGTGAACCGCGAGGATCTCTGGAAGACGGCAGCGAAAACACTCGGTGTTGCTGAGGCTGACATTCCAACGAGCTCGTCGCGCGGCAAGGAGACATTCTTAGACGGCAAGGTGTTCGATCCCGAAAATCCCGCCGCGTATCTGAAGAGCCTGTCCATCAAGCGTATCGAAGCCTGA
- a CDS encoding nitrate/nitrite transport system permease protein (product_source=KO:K15577; cath_funfam=1.10.3720.10; cog=COG0600; ko=KO:K15577; pfam=PF00528; superfamily=161098; tigrfam=TIGR01183; transmembrane_helix_parts=Outside_1_43,TMhelix_44_66,Inside_67_114,TMhelix_115_137,Outside_138_168,TMhelix_169_191,Inside_192_233,TMhelix_234_256,Outside_257_270,TMhelix_271_293,Inside_294_300), with translation MNAPLVKTTGPLAASAPAATAEIVALPKPPRSFVANTLLPNLRALAVRIIPPLVMLVLIFGVWQILCMKPGATLPSPSRIWADSKDLIVDPFFVTGPQDIGLGWRVLTSLQRVAVGFGLASVVGILVGAIIGQSIWAMRGLDPIFQVMRTVPPLAWLPISLAAFRDSNPSAIFVIFITSIWPIIINTAVGIRNIPQDYRNVAAVVQLNPLEFFWKIMIPSAAPYIFTGLRIGIGLAWLAIVAAEMLTGGVGIGFFIWDAWNSSRLPDIFVALAYIGGVGFILDRIVAFVGNIATRGAQAN, from the coding sequence ATGAACGCGCCGCTCGTTAAAACTACCGGTCCGCTGGCAGCTTCTGCTCCTGCTGCAACAGCCGAGATTGTCGCCTTGCCAAAACCACCTCGCAGCTTTGTGGCAAATACACTGTTGCCGAACCTGCGAGCTCTCGCAGTGCGCATTATCCCGCCGCTCGTCATGCTCGTGCTGATTTTCGGCGTCTGGCAGATCCTCTGCATGAAGCCGGGTGCAACGCTGCCATCGCCGTCGCGGATCTGGGCAGATTCCAAAGATCTCATCGTCGATCCGTTCTTCGTCACCGGCCCACAAGACATCGGCCTTGGCTGGCGTGTCCTAACATCGCTCCAGCGGGTTGCGGTCGGCTTCGGTCTCGCGAGCGTGGTGGGCATCTTGGTCGGAGCGATCATCGGTCAATCGATCTGGGCGATGCGCGGTCTTGATCCGATCTTCCAGGTGATGCGGACCGTGCCGCCGCTGGCCTGGCTGCCGATTTCGCTGGCTGCGTTTCGTGACAGCAATCCATCTGCGATCTTCGTGATCTTCATCACATCGATCTGGCCGATCATCATCAACACCGCGGTCGGTATCCGCAACATTCCGCAGGATTACCGCAACGTCGCGGCGGTGGTCCAGCTCAATCCGCTGGAGTTCTTCTGGAAGATCATGATCCCATCCGCAGCGCCATACATCTTTACGGGTCTACGCATCGGCATCGGCCTCGCATGGCTCGCGATCGTCGCAGCCGAAATGCTCACCGGCGGAGTGGGTATCGGCTTCTTCATCTGGGATGCGTGGAATTCATCCCGGCTGCCCGACATCTTCGTCGCGCTCGCCTACATCGGCGGCGTCGGCTTCATCCTCGACCGCATCGTTGCCTTCGTCGGAAACATCGCCACGCGCGGTGCGCAGGCGAACTAA
- a CDS encoding nitrate/nitrite transport system ATP-binding protein (product_source=KO:K15578; cath_funfam=3.40.50.300; cog=COG1116; ko=KO:K15578; pfam=PF00005; smart=SM00382; superfamily=52540; tigrfam=TIGR01184), whose protein sequence is MTYLKLDHIDKVFTRGSATSEVLKDINLTVEQGDYVSIIGHSGCGKSTLLNIIAGLTNATQGGVLLEGREVNAPGPDRAVVFQNHSLLPWLSTYDNVRLGVDKVFGSAKTRAERHDWVMHNLDLVQMGHAKDKRPSEISGGMKQRVGIARALAMEPKVLLLDEPFGALDALTRAHLQDSVMALHQKLNNTVIMITHDVDEAVLLSDRIVMMTNGPSARIGEVLEVPLPHPRKRLELATNPIYLKCRQRVLEFLYERHRFVEAA, encoded by the coding sequence ATGACTTACCTCAAGCTCGATCACATCGACAAAGTCTTCACCCGCGGTTCAGCCACGAGCGAAGTATTGAAGGATATCAACCTGACAGTAGAGCAGGGTGATTATGTCTCCATCATTGGCCATTCCGGGTGCGGGAAGTCCACGCTGTTGAACATCATTGCCGGCCTGACCAACGCCACCCAGGGTGGCGTGTTGCTGGAAGGCCGCGAGGTGAATGCACCTGGCCCTGACCGCGCGGTGGTGTTCCAAAATCATTCGCTGCTGCCATGGCTGTCGACCTACGACAACGTACGTCTCGGCGTCGATAAAGTCTTCGGTTCAGCCAAAACCCGTGCGGAACGACACGACTGGGTGATGCACAATCTGGACCTCGTTCAGATGGGCCATGCCAAGGACAAGCGCCCTTCCGAAATCTCCGGCGGCATGAAACAGCGCGTCGGCATTGCGCGTGCTCTGGCGATGGAGCCGAAAGTCTTGCTTCTCGATGAGCCGTTCGGCGCACTCGACGCGCTGACGCGCGCTCATTTGCAGGACTCAGTCATGGCCCTGCATCAGAAACTCAACAACACGGTGATCATGATCACGCACGACGTCGACGAGGCTGTGCTGCTGTCGGATCGCATCGTGATGATGACCAATGGTCCCAGCGCGCGGATCGGCGAAGTGCTTGAGGTACCGTTGCCTCATCCACGCAAGCGGCTCGAGCTGGCGACGAACCCGATCTACCTCAAATGCCGGCAGCGCGTGCTCGAATTCCTCTACGAACGCCATCGTTTTGTGGAAGCTGCCTAA
- a CDS encoding nitrite reductase (NADH) large subunit (product_source=KO:K00362; cath_funfam=3.50.50.60; cog=COG1251; ko=KO:K00362; pfam=PF07992,PF18267; superfamily=51905,55424), protein MSEPLVIIGNGMAAARFVEEMSKRSLGRYAIAVIGDEPRLAYNRVLLSSVLAGEATSQEIELKSAAWWRDRGVTVTYGCAATSIDPSQRAVTLANGVNVTYSKLVLATGSMPLRLNVPGADLRGVHTFRDSRDVECLLTLADEKKRVVVIGGGLLGLEAAYGLAKAGADVTLVHLMDRLMERQLDGAAAALLKRLVEEKGIEIVLSANTRRIIGDDHVQGIELADGRVINADAVIFAAGIRPNIQLAKDAGIEVNRGVLVDDRMRTGHEDIYALGECAEHRGVCYGLVEPAYEQARVLADHLADRPAQYTGSVTATNLKVSGVNVFSAGDFLAEGDCETILFSDVQRGTYKKLVVADSRLKGAVLVGDTQDALWYLELIRTTASIEAVRGDMMFGRALAQPKAA, encoded by the coding sequence ATGAGCGAACCACTCGTAATTATTGGCAACGGGATGGCAGCGGCTCGCTTTGTCGAAGAAATGTCGAAGCGATCGCTCGGACGATACGCGATCGCGGTGATCGGAGACGAGCCGCGGCTCGCCTATAACCGGGTTCTTCTGTCATCCGTGCTCGCAGGTGAGGCGACCTCGCAGGAGATCGAGCTGAAGTCCGCGGCCTGGTGGCGAGATCGTGGCGTGACCGTCACCTACGGCTGCGCAGCCACAAGCATCGATCCATCGCAGCGAGCGGTCACACTCGCCAATGGCGTCAACGTCACATACTCCAAGCTGGTCCTTGCGACAGGCTCCATGCCGCTGCGCCTCAACGTTCCAGGCGCAGATCTGCGTGGAGTACACACGTTTCGCGACAGCCGAGACGTGGAATGCCTTTTGACGCTCGCCGATGAAAAGAAGCGCGTCGTCGTGATCGGCGGTGGGCTGCTGGGCCTCGAGGCAGCGTATGGTCTCGCCAAGGCCGGCGCGGACGTCACGCTGGTCCATTTGATGGATCGGCTGATGGAGCGGCAACTTGATGGCGCTGCCGCAGCGCTCCTCAAGCGGCTTGTCGAAGAGAAGGGGATCGAGATCGTCCTCAGCGCCAATACGCGGCGGATCATCGGAGATGATCATGTTCAAGGAATCGAACTCGCCGACGGGCGGGTCATCAATGCGGACGCTGTGATCTTTGCAGCCGGTATTCGTCCCAACATTCAGCTTGCGAAAGATGCCGGCATTGAAGTCAACCGCGGCGTTCTCGTCGATGACCGGATGCGGACAGGGCACGAGGACATTTACGCCCTTGGCGAATGCGCCGAGCATCGGGGTGTCTGCTATGGCTTGGTTGAACCGGCCTACGAACAGGCGCGCGTTCTTGCCGATCATTTGGCCGACCGGCCCGCGCAATACACTGGAAGCGTGACAGCAACAAACCTCAAGGTGTCAGGCGTGAACGTGTTCTCTGCTGGAGACTTTCTGGCAGAGGGCGACTGCGAAACGATTTTATTCAGCGATGTGCAACGAGGCACATACAAAAAGCTGGTGGTGGCTGACAGCCGCCTGAAGGGCGCTGTCCTGGTTGGCGATACCCAGGATGCGCTTTGGTACCTCGAACTGATCCGGACAACGGCGTCCATCGAAGCAGTGCGTGGCGACATGATGTTCGGCCGCGCCCTCGCACAACCGAAGGCAGCATAA